The genomic segment CCAGCCTGCGCCTTCGCCTCAGGATGCGCGCTTCCTCGGTGCAGCCCGCACGCAGATTCGATCAGCGCGCCAATCCCATCCGCTCCTTCATCAAGGCCATACGCGTTCACCAGTGGGCCAAGAACGCGCTCATCTTCTTTCCGCTTCTGCTCGCGCATCACCTGCGGCCCAAGCCGCTATCCGCCGCATTCCTGGCGTTCTGCAGCTTCAGCCTGGTAGCCTCGGCCACGTACATCATCAACGACCTGCTCGACATCGAAGCCGACCGCCGTCACCGCCGCAAGCGCATGCGCCCCTTCGCAGCCGGCGATCTGTCTCTCGCTCAGGGCGTGGCGATCGTAATCACATTCCTGGCTCTGGCGGCAGTAGGCACGCGCTTCATTGCGCCTGAATTCTCTCTCTGGCTGCTGCTCTATCTGGTCACCACGTTTGCGTACACCGCCTGGCTCAAGCGCATCCCTCTGGTCGACGTGCTGATCCTCTCAGGCCTGTACACGTTGCGTCTTCTTGCCGGAAGCGCCGCCACCTCCACCCCCATTTCGCACTGGCTGGCCGGATTCTCCGTCTTCCTGTTCCTGTCGCTTGGCATAGTCAAGCGCTTTGCAGAGCTTGAAAACCTGCGCGCCAGTTCCATGGAGCCCAGCAACGGCCGCGGCTACTTCCTCAATGACATGGAGCAGTTGCGCACCTTCGGCACCTCCAGCGCCTACGCCGCCGTCGTCATCCTCGCCATCTATATCAGCGGCCGCGACGTCACCAAGCTCTATCACAATCCCGGATACCTCTGGCTGGTTGTGCCCCTCATGCTGCTCTGGCTCAATCGCGTATGGCTCCTCGCCTCGCGGGGCGAGCTCGATGAAGACCCTGTCGTCTTCGCCATCACCGACCGCATGAGTCTGCTGATCGGCGCCGCCACCGCCCTCATCGTCTTCCTCGCCAGCTAGCCGCAAATCGTCCCCCGGCGCAAACCCAGCCCACCTCCGCCTGCCTCCCCTGACATATCTGACAGATGAAGACTGTCCTTCCCCTAGCAACAATTGCACCCCAGGGCGGAAAAGGCCCGTGTGTCGGCGGCCGGAATGCGACCCAAAGCATTCCGAGACAACCGCCCGTGTCCACGCCGATCAACAGAAGGCGAAAGAAAGGAAGTACCGCAATGCTGAAGTTTTACCTCGCAAATGCGACCAGGCCCAGGAGAATCGCGCTCGGCGTGTTCGCAGCCGCAATCACGTTGTGCGCCGTACCCCGCATGCAGGCAGCCGACAAGCAGTCCGATGAAGAGACCCTGCAGAAGGCCAACCTCGTTCTTTCCGGCATGCTCGCCGGCGACACCATCCCGGCCGACGTGCTCGCCCGAACCAAATGCGTTGTCGTTGTGCCCGGCATGAAGAAGTTTGGAGTGGGTATCGGTGGAAGCGGCGGCCGCGGCCCCATGCTCTGCCGCGAAGGCGACGACTTCAAAGGCAAGTGGTCCACCCCTGCCATGATGACCATCGGCGGCGCCAGCATTGGCGTGCAGCTTGGCGGATCGTCCACTGATCTCGTTCTTCTCGTCATGGAAAAGAAGGTCGTCAACCAGATTCTCAGCGGAAAAACCAAGATGGGCACTGACGCGACAGCCGCAGCCGGGCCCAGCGGTGCGACTGCCGGTGGAGCAGCCGACGCAGACGTCTACTCCTATGGCAGAGCCAAGGGCATGTTCGCCGGTGTCTCCATCAGCGGCGCCACCGTCTCGCCCGACAATGATGCCAACAACCGCCTCTATACTGACAACCCCGACGCCAGTTCCATCGTGCGCGGCACTAGCGTCAAGCCGACGCCGGCAGGCCAGAAATTGGTCACATTACTCGACAACAAGACCGCCGCGAAAGCCAAGAGCAGCGCGGGCAAGCCCAAGTAACGAACGAATCATTGCAGTCTCGTCCATATAAAAGCCCTGCGGGCAATCCACCCGCAGGGCTTATCTCATTCAATGACCCACCTGACCACCTGATCACATGGCCACTCGACCACCTAATTGAACAGGTCCTTCATCTTCTCCAGCAAGCTCGGCGAAGTCGGCTTGTTCTCCACGCTCAGCAGTTCACTGAGCCTGTGCACCACCTCGCGCTGTTGCCGTGACAGCTTCCGCGGCACCTGCACAATCACCTTCACCACCAGGTCGCCGTGTCCCTTGCCGTGTAGCACCGGCACGCCGCGCCCGCGGATTCGGATTTCCTTGCCACTCTGCGTTCCTTCAGGAATCTTGAGCGTCACCGCCCCATCGATGGCCTGAATTTCGATCTCCGCTCCCAGCGCCGCCTGCGGAAAGCTGATCGGCACCACGCAGCGCAAATCGTGTCCATCGCGCTCGAAGAAATCGTGCGGCTGAATCGACAGCACCACATAGAGATCGCCGCGCGGCCCATTCGTCCGGCCCGCATCGCCTTCACCCGCATACCGGATCCGCGTGCCGTCTTCCACGCCCGGCGGCACCTTTACCGTAAGCTTCAATTCCTTGCTCACGCGCGTTTCGCCGCGGCAGGTCTGGCACGGGTCGCCAATAATCGATCCCGTTCCGCCGCACGCGGAACATGTCCGAGCCACGCTGAAAAATCCCTGCTGGTAGCGAATCTGACCGCGTCCCTGGCAGTGCGTACACACGCTGGGCCCCCGGCCTGAAGCGCTGCCGCGCCCCGCGCAAGTGGGACAGCTCTCCAGCCGGCGAATCTTGACCTCGGTCTCCTTGCCGAAGATCGCATCTTCAAACTCAATCGACAGGTCGAAGCGCAGATCGTCGCCGCGCTGCTGGCGCGATGCTCTTCCACCGCCACCGCCGCCCATGTTGAACATCTCGCCGAATAAGTCGCCGAAGATGTCGCCCAGGTCCACACTTCCTGAAAATCCCTGGAATCCGCCGCCCGCACCGGCAGCGCCCACGCCCGCGTGACCAAACCGGTCATACGCCGCGCGCTTATCCGGATCACACAGAACCTGGTAGGCTTCGCTGGCTTCCTTGAATTTTTCCTCGGCCGCGTGATCGCCGGGATTGCGGTCAGGGTGAAACTTCAGCGCCAGCTTGCGATAGGCGCTCTTCAGCTCCTGGTCGCTGGCAGTGCGGGACACACCCAGCACCTCATAGTAATCGGCTTTGCTCACAGTCACTTTATTCTACCGTCTGTTTTGGATTGGACACGACGCGCACCAGCGCCGGGCGCAGCAGCTTCTCGCGGATCTTGTACCCGCGCCGAATCTCCTCGGCAACGTGCTGATCCGGCAAATCGAGCCGCTCCACCGAGCCCAGCGCCTCGTGATGATGCGGGTTGAACTCCTCGCCCACGGCGGCCACCGGAGTCACGTTCATCTGACGCAGAATCTCTTCCATCTGCTTCACAATCAATTCCACGCCCGAGCGCATCTGCTCAACCGTACCCGTCGCCTTCAGCGCCAGTTCGAAATTGTCCAGCACCGGCAGAAACTGCTCCACCGCACCGGCTGTCGCGTAATCACGATAATCAGCCTTCTCGCGCTCTGCCCGCTTGCGCGCGTTCTCAAACTCGGCCTGCATGCGCGCCAGCCGATCCACAAGCTGATCGCGCTCCGCTTTCAACTGGTCGTACTGCGACCGCGGCACCGTCTCCTCGGCAGCACTCTCCACCGACTGCGGGTCGGCTGCGCTAGCAGATTCCGCGCCGGCCGCAGCCTCCGTCCCGGCATCGGGAACCGTAGCAGCCTCACTCGCGGCGGCATCGTTTGCGGCGTTCTCTGCGGTCTGTGCTGAACCAAGGTCGTTCGTTGCTACTTCCTTCTTCGCTGCTTCCTGTTTTGACATACCTCTCCGAAATCTCCGCAACATAAGTCAGTTATCTCAATTCTAGTTTTCCGCCGCGTTTCAATTAGATGTGCGACCGGCAACTTGGTCGCCAGCGGCCGGTTCTCGGGGACCGGGAACCGGGAAGGGATGCCGTTCCCTCAGAGTACGCTGGTCAATCGGCCGGACCTTCGAGAATCCGCTCCGAGAGCTGCGCGATGTACCGCACAGCGTGGATCATCTCCTGGTACTGCATCCGCGTGGGAGCGATCACCGCCACCGTGCCGAGACTTGTATTGCCCAGCCTCGCCGGCGACCCGATCAGCACCAGGTCCTGCATGGCCGGGGACGCCTGCTCCAGACCCACCACCACCCGAACCTCCTGCTGCCGCCCGTCCACATACGCGGTCAGCAACTCCACCAGCCGCTGCTTTGCCTCCAGTGCCACCAGCATCTGCCGCAGCCGTTCGCGATCCACCTCTGCGCCGATAAGGTTCGCCATTCCGTCCACATACAGCGTGATGCCCGAATCGGCGGCCAGCGCGCCCTTCCTGCAAAGCTCCTCCACTGAGGTCAAAAGCTCCTGGTACGCCTGGCGTTCCACCTCCATCCGCCTGGCTACCTCGGCCCGGATCCGCTCCACAGGCCACCCGCGGAAGTTCTCGTTCAAATAACGCCCGGCAGTTTCCAGCTCCACATGCGACAGGTCCCGATCAATCCCAAGCACCCGGTCCTGCACCACGCCCGACTGCGTAACCAGCACCGCCAGAACCCGATTCGCCGCCAGACGCGAAAAATGAATATGCTCCAGAATCTGCGTACCCGTCGAACTCGCCAGCGCCACACCCAGCCCGCTCGACAGCAGCGCCAGCACCTGCGACGTCCGCTCCAGGTACTCGTGTGTGCTCGACACTCCGCTGAAGCTGTCCTCAATTTGCTCGCGGCGCTCCTCGCTGAAAGGATTCACCACCGGACCCGGCTGCACGCCCGGCATGATCTTGCCCGGGTGCGTAATCTGCTCCACATAGAACCGAAAAGCAGCCGCCGTCGGAATGCGCCCCGCCGAAGTATGCGGCTGCTCCAGCAGCCCCCCTTCCGACAGTTGCGCCATCACGTTGCGGATCGTCGCCGAGCTCAGTCCCTCGCGACTGGCAAACGTCTGCGCCACCGCCTGCGACGGCACTGGTTCGCCTGTGGCGATATACAGCTCGATGATGGCCGTTAACACCAGCCGCTCGCGCGGGCTGATGCGCATGTCCGACATAACTCCAGGCTCCTCGTCGAAGCGGTTCCCGACCCATCCCCGCCAGAGCGCCTGCCTTTCAGATGCGTCCAGGCATGCCGATCAGGTGGAGAACCCCCTCATAAAGTTTAAGGATGCGCAAATTTGACTGTCAAGATGTAACAACAAGACACTCAACCTTGTCTGCCCCCTGGCACACGCGCTCCGTGCCCCATCCTGTCGCCTTGCTCGGGGTCCCCATCGACAGGTCTTCGTCGATGGGGTGGTTGCGGGCGACAGGGTGGGAAACCACGAAAATAACCCGGCCCTCCTCCCCTTTACCTCCTTCGCTTACTTCCACTTACCGTCACCAAAGCAACCGAATGTACCTTCTCCACGCTCTATCCCATTGTGAATAGAACGTGAACGGAGGCGATTCACCGTGGCAAAAAACGGCAACAAGGGGCTCGCGAACCCCATTCAGCTCAAGCCAATTCAAAAGGATGAAGGCCTTCTCCAGGTCATCGTGGAGACGCCGAAAGGCAGCCGCAACAAGTTCTCCTACGACCCCGACCAGAAGGTCTTCATGCTTAAGAAGGTCCTTCCCGCAGGCATGGTCTTCCCCTACGACTTCGGCTTCCTTCCCCAGACCCTCGCGGATGACGGCGACCCTCTCGACGTCCTGCTCCTAATGGACGAGCCTGCCTACCCTGGCGTAGTGGTCCGCGCCCGCCTCATCGGCGTCATCGAGGGCGAGCAGATCGACGGCAAAAAGAGAACCCGCAATGACCGCCTGCTGGCCGTGGCAGAAGTCAATCACTTCTACGCTGACATCAAAAAACACAGCGACCTCCCCGACCAGTGGCTAAAGGAGCTTCAGGAGTTCTTCGTCAACTACCACAAGCTGGAGGGCAAAGAGTACAGACTGCTGGGCTGCAAAGACACCAGCCAAGCCAGGCACCTGATTAAGCAGGCCCGCGAAGCTGCCTGAACCTGCTAATACTGTGGAGCTTCAACGCTGAAAAGCTCTGGTCAGGGAGCTTCGTATCAGGGGCTGCCTTTAGGCAGCCCGACTTCCAGCAAGAGGATGAGGGCTTTAGCCCCCGAGGGACTTAAGAGGGAGACACACCGTGACCGAATACATTCTCAGATTCCTCATCGGCGGCGCGGTCGTCTCTTTCTTCGCGGTCCTCGCGGAGATGGTTCGGCCCAAAAGCTTTGCCGGCCTGTTCAGCGCCGCGCCCTCCATCGCCCTCGCCACCATCGGCATCACCATCGCCCGCCACGGCGTCGACTACGCCGCCACCGAATCGCGCACCATGCTCTTCGCCGCAGCCGGATTCTTCTGTTACGCCAGCGCGTGCAGCTGGCTCCTCGTACATAAAAAGGTCCGCGCCCTCACCGCCACCGCCGCCCTCCTGCCGGTCTGGTTCGCCGTCTCCTTCGGACTCCTCTATCTGGTGAACCGCCCGTGATCGTTCAGATCAAGTTCGAGTCCATCAAAGGAATCAAGCCGACCGAGTGGATCGTCCGGTTCTTCTTCGGCGGAGCCGTCTGCATCTTTGCCGGACTCATGTCCAAATGGTTCGGCCCCGAAATCGGCGGTCTCTTCCTCGCCTTCCCCGCTATCTTCCCCGCCAGCGCCAGCCTCGTCGAAGCCCACGAAAAGCAGCACAAAGCCCGCGAAGGCATGGACGGCACCGCCCGCGGCCGCACCGTCGCTGGCATCGACGCCGCCGGCGCCGCCATCGGCTGCATCGGCCTGGCCGGATTCGCCCTCCTCTGCTGGCTCCTCCTGCCCCGCCTCGCCCCCATCGCGGTCTTTGCCCTCGCCACCCTCGCGTGGCTCATCCTCTCCATCGCCTTCTGGCTATTGCGCAAGTCCCGTCTCCTCCGCACCCGCCGCACCAACGCGAGACACGCCTTCCGCGCCTCCTGACCCTTTGTCCCTCCTGTCCCTTTGTCCCTATTCCCTGTTCCCTATTCCCTGTTCCCTGTTCCCTGTTCCCTGCCGTATTGCTACCCTTGAACCTATGCGAAGGCTCCCCGCCATCCTGCTCCTTCATACCCTTGCGTTCCTTTCCCCCGCTCTGCACGCCCAGACCGCCCCCGCACCCTCCCGATCCGATGCCGAAGCAGGCTGGCGCAAGCAACTGGAAACCTGGCGCGCCCAGCGCGAGCATGAAATCTCCGCCCCTGACGGATGGCTCACCCTCGTGGCCCTCGACTGGCTCAAACCGGGCGTAAACACCATCGGCAGCGCGGCCGACAACAGCGTTCGCATTCCCAATGCCCCCGACCACGTCGGCCTGCTCACCGTCTCCGGCAAGACCGTGCAGCTTCTCGCTCCCCACGACGGCTTCCCATCCGACCTCAAGCTTGACAACGGCCCCGCCCGCGAAGGCCCCCTCAGCGCGGACGACCGACACCCCTCCACCTTCACCTGGCACAGCCTCACCATGGTCATCCTGCCCCGCGGTGACCGCTACGCCGTGCGCGTCAAAGACGCCAACTCCTCCGCCCGCACCACCTTTCACGGACTGCACTGGTACGCCCCCGACCTCCACTACACGGTCGAAGCCAAGTGGATACCCTCCAACCCGCCGCGTTCCCTCAAAATCCCCACCGTCGTCGGCACCGTCCTCACCCTCCCCGCCCCCGGCACAGCCGAGTTCACGCTCAACGGCAAGACCCTGCGCCTCGAACCCGTCCTCGAGTCCCCCGACGACACGGCCCTCTTCTTCATCCTTCGCGACGAGACCAGCAAAACCACCACCTACCAGGCCGGCCGCTTTCTCCGCACCAACTTCCCTGACCACGGTCTGAAAAATCCCGGCACCCTGATCATCGACTTCAACCAGATCTACAACCCGCCCTGCGCCTACACCCCCTACGCCACCTGCCCGCTTCCACCCGAGCAGAACCGCCTCCCAGTCCCCATCGAAGCCGGCGAGCAGCGCTACAGCCAGAGCCAAAGCCAGTAGCCGGCAGCGGACGGCTAAGAGCTACTGGCCACAAGCTCCCGGCGGCATGTTGGATACTAGATACAAGCCATGTTCCATACGACAGATGACATCCGTATCCAGTGGACGAAGGTCGTCCTGCCGCCGGTTTTCCTCGAAGAAGAGCGCCCGGTCAACGAAGCCGCGTCGGAAACCATCTTCCACGCCCGCTCCGAAATCATCGACATCCTCCACCGCCGCGACGACCGCCTGCTCGTCATCGCCGGCCCCTGCTCCATCCACGACATAGACGCCGCCCGCGACTACGCCATCCTGCTGAAGTCCGCCATCGCCGAGTTCTCCAAAGACCTCTGCATTGTCATGCGCGTCTATTTCGAGAAGCCGCGCACCACCCTCGGCTGGAAGGGCCTTATCAACGACCCCCACCTCGACCAGTCGTTCATGATCAACGACGGCCTGCGCCTGTCGCGCAATCTCCTCCTCGATCTCGCCGAGATGGGAGTCCCCGCCGGCACCGAGTTCCTCGACATGATCTCGCCCCAGTACATCGCCGGCCTCGTCGCCTGGGGAGCCATCGGCGCCCGCACCACCGAAAGCCAGGTCCACCGCCAGCTAGTCTCCGGCGTCTCCTGCCCTGTCGGCTTCAAGAACGGCACCTCCGGCAACGTCGACATCGCTATCGACGCCCTGCTCTCGGCGGCCCACTCGCACACCTTCCTCGGCCACACCAAGCACGGGCAGTCCGCCATCTTCGTCACCAGAGGTAACCCGGATACGCACATCATCCTGCGAGGCGGCCGCGGCATGGTCAACTACACCGCCCAGGCTGTCGGCGAAACGTCAGCGAAGCTGACAAAGGCCGGACTC from the Occallatibacter riparius genome contains:
- a CDS encoding UbiA family prenyltransferase, which produces MPPTLGRTAAPVATLTPLCVDLDGTLVKSDTLHDSLLVLLRSHPSQALRLPAQVLKGKAAFKAFVTDSVSLDVAHLPYNRELLHYLQAERAKGREIYLATGADVRLAQRVADHLGIFTGVLGSDGTTNLTGKNKLDRLRSQFPDGVFDYIGNDTPDLPLLAHSEEPMVANPSLRLRLRMRASSVQPARRFDQRANPIRSFIKAIRVHQWAKNALIFFPLLLAHHLRPKPLSAAFLAFCSFSLVASATYIINDLLDIEADRRHRRKRMRPFAAGDLSLAQGVAIVITFLALAAVGTRFIAPEFSLWLLLYLVTTFAYTAWLKRIPLVDVLILSGLYTLRLLAGSAATSTPISHWLAGFSVFLFLSLGIVKRFAELENLRASSMEPSNGRGYFLNDMEQLRTFGTSSAYAAVVILAIYISGRDVTKLYHNPGYLWLVVPLMLLWLNRVWLLASRGELDEDPVVFAITDRMSLLIGAATALIVFLAS
- a CDS encoding lipid-binding SYLF domain-containing protein, with the translated sequence MLKFYLANATRPRRIALGVFAAAITLCAVPRMQAADKQSDEETLQKANLVLSGMLAGDTIPADVLARTKCVVVVPGMKKFGVGIGGSGGRGPMLCREGDDFKGKWSTPAMMTIGGASIGVQLGGSSTDLVLLVMEKKVVNQILSGKTKMGTDATAAAGPSGATAGGAADADVYSYGRAKGMFAGVSISGATVSPDNDANNRLYTDNPDASSIVRGTSVKPTPAGQKLVTLLDNKTAAKAKSSAGKPK
- the dnaJ gene encoding molecular chaperone DnaJ produces the protein MSKADYYEVLGVSRTASDQELKSAYRKLALKFHPDRNPGDHAAEEKFKEASEAYQVLCDPDKRAAYDRFGHAGVGAAGAGGGFQGFSGSVDLGDIFGDLFGEMFNMGGGGGGRASRQQRGDDLRFDLSIEFEDAIFGKETEVKIRRLESCPTCAGRGSASGRGPSVCTHCQGRGQIRYQQGFFSVARTCSACGGTGSIIGDPCQTCRGETRVSKELKLTVKVPPGVEDGTRIRYAGEGDAGRTNGPRGDLYVVLSIQPHDFFERDGHDLRCVVPISFPQAALGAEIEIQAIDGAVTLKIPEGTQSGKEIRIRGRGVPVLHGKGHGDLVVKVIVQVPRKLSRQQREVVHRLSELLSVENKPTSPSLLEKMKDLFN
- a CDS encoding nucleotide exchange factor GrpE gives rise to the protein MSKQEAAKKEVATNDLGSAQTAENAANDAAASEAATVPDAGTEAAAGAESASAADPQSVESAAEETVPRSQYDQLKAERDQLVDRLARMQAEFENARKRAEREKADYRDYATAGAVEQFLPVLDNFELALKATGTVEQMRSGVELIVKQMEEILRQMNVTPVAAVGEEFNPHHHEALGSVERLDLPDQHVAEEIRRGYKIREKLLRPALVRVVSNPKQTVE
- the hrcA gene encoding heat-inducible transcriptional repressor HrcA, which encodes MSDMRISPRERLVLTAIIELYIATGEPVPSQAVAQTFASREGLSSATIRNVMAQLSEGGLLEQPHTSAGRIPTAAAFRFYVEQITHPGKIMPGVQPGPVVNPFSEERREQIEDSFSGVSSTHEYLERTSQVLALLSSGLGVALASSTGTQILEHIHFSRLAANRVLAVLVTQSGVVQDRVLGIDRDLSHVELETAGRYLNENFRGWPVERIRAEVARRMEVERQAYQELLTSVEELCRKGALAADSGITLYVDGMANLIGAEVDRERLRQMLVALEAKQRLVELLTAYVDGRQQEVRVVVGLEQASPAMQDLVLIGSPARLGNTSLGTVAVIAPTRMQYQEMIHAVRYIAQLSERILEGPAD
- a CDS encoding inorganic diphosphatase: MAKNGNKGLANPIQLKPIQKDEGLLQVIVETPKGSRNKFSYDPDQKVFMLKKVLPAGMVFPYDFGFLPQTLADDGDPLDVLLLMDEPAYPGVVVRARLIGVIEGEQIDGKKRTRNDRLLAVAEVNHFYADIKKHSDLPDQWLKELQEFFVNYHKLEGKEYRLLGCKDTSQARHLIKQAREAA
- a CDS encoding DUF3147 family protein, which translates into the protein MTEYILRFLIGGAVVSFFAVLAEMVRPKSFAGLFSAAPSIALATIGITIARHGVDYAATESRTMLFAAAGFFCYASACSWLLVHKKVRALTATAALLPVWFAVSFGLLYLVNRP
- a CDS encoding DUF3147 family protein, giving the protein MIVQIKFESIKGIKPTEWIVRFFFGGAVCIFAGLMSKWFGPEIGGLFLAFPAIFPASASLVEAHEKQHKAREGMDGTARGRTVAGIDAAGAAIGCIGLAGFALLCWLLLPRLAPIAVFALATLAWLILSIAFWLLRKSRLLRTRRTNARHAFRAS
- a CDS encoding DUF1684 domain-containing protein, with protein sequence MRRLPAILLLHTLAFLSPALHAQTAPAPSRSDAEAGWRKQLETWRAQREHEISAPDGWLTLVALDWLKPGVNTIGSAADNSVRIPNAPDHVGLLTVSGKTVQLLAPHDGFPSDLKLDNGPAREGPLSADDRHPSTFTWHSLTMVILPRGDRYAVRVKDANSSARTTFHGLHWYAPDLHYTVEAKWIPSNPPRSLKIPTVVGTVLTLPAPGTAEFTLNGKTLRLEPVLESPDDTALFFILRDETSKTTTYQAGRFLRTNFPDHGLKNPGTLIIDFNQIYNPPCAYTPYATCPLPPEQNRLPVPIEAGEQRYSQSQSQ
- a CDS encoding 3-deoxy-7-phosphoheptulonate synthase yields the protein MFHTTDDIRIQWTKVVLPPVFLEEERPVNEAASETIFHARSEIIDILHRRDDRLLVIAGPCSIHDIDAARDYAILLKSAIAEFSKDLCIVMRVYFEKPRTTLGWKGLINDPHLDQSFMINDGLRLSRNLLLDLAEMGVPAGTEFLDMISPQYIAGLVAWGAIGARTTESQVHRQLVSGVSCPVGFKNGTSGNVDIAIDALLSAAHSHTFLGHTKHGQSAIFVTRGNPDTHIILRGGRGMVNYTAQAVGETSAKLTKAGLDPRIMIDFSHANSNKDYRRQSIVGADVAGQIVAGDRNIMGVMIESNLVAGAQKLEEGKPLTYGQSITDACIDWPETHKLLGELANAVRSRRKQ